Proteins encoded by one window of Streptomyces uncialis:
- a CDS encoding DUF4349 domain-containing protein: MNTIPGPARVRVTAHPGGARRARTRLVAAVLLAASLGLAGCSTGGDSGESGSAKAYAPSAEGAGGGAAEKADRSAPADGDGKSAGGLRADQLTDREIIRTAELSVRVEDVPKALVMARSAVRAADGLIGDESTDRDDLGHEHSTIVMRVPQDRYDDLLKKLGDAGTLLSRDTKAEDVTEKVVDVESRLKNQRASVARIRELMDRATRISDVVTLEGELSSRQADLESLLAQRESLKNRTAMATVTLSLTEAPAEDGGDDGFPGAVADGWDAFLSMLRWLSVALGTALPFLALALALLVLWRWLARPLRARRATAAAPAPVRVPAPVGAPAAPTRAPETAQAPEQGGDH; this comes from the coding sequence ATGAACACGATCCCAGGACCCGCCCGGGTCCGCGTCACGGCACACCCGGGCGGAGCGCGTCGCGCCCGTACCCGGCTCGTCGCCGCCGTCCTGCTCGCCGCGTCGCTGGGCCTCGCGGGGTGCTCCACCGGGGGCGACAGCGGCGAGTCGGGCAGCGCCAAGGCGTACGCGCCGTCCGCCGAGGGCGCGGGCGGCGGGGCCGCCGAGAAGGCGGACCGGAGCGCCCCGGCGGACGGGGACGGGAAGTCCGCCGGTGGGCTCAGGGCGGACCAGCTCACCGACCGGGAGATCATCCGGACCGCGGAGCTGAGCGTCCGGGTCGAGGATGTGCCGAAGGCGCTGGTCATGGCGCGCTCGGCGGTGCGGGCGGCGGACGGTCTGATCGGCGACGAGTCGACGGACCGCGACGACCTGGGCCATGAGCACTCGACGATCGTGATGCGGGTCCCGCAGGACCGGTACGACGACCTCCTCAAGAAGCTGGGCGACGCCGGTACGCTGCTCAGCCGCGACACGAAGGCGGAGGACGTCACCGAGAAGGTCGTCGATGTCGAGAGCAGGCTCAAGAACCAGCGGGCCAGCGTCGCCCGTATCCGGGAGCTGATGGACCGGGCGACGAGGATCAGCGACGTGGTGACCCTGGAGGGCGAGCTGAGCAGCCGCCAGGCCGATCTGGAGTCGCTGCTGGCCCAGCGGGAATCGCTGAAGAACCGCACGGCGATGGCGACGGTCACCCTGTCCCTCACCGAGGCCCCGGCCGAGGACGGCGGCGACGACGGGTTCCCCGGCGCGGTGGCCGACGGCTGGGACGCGTTCCTGTCCATGCTGCGCTGGCTTTCGGTCGCCCTCGGCACCGCGCTGCCGTTCCTGGCCCTGGCGCTGGCGCTGCTCGTGCTGTGGCGGTGGCTGGCGCGCCCGCTGCGGGCCCGGCGGGCGACGGCCGCGGCCCCCGCACCGGTCCGGGTCCCGGCCCCGGTGGGCGCCCCGGCCGCGCCCACCCGGGCCCCGGAGACCGCGCAGGCCCCGGAGCAGGGCGGCGACCACTGA
- the hemG gene encoding protoporphyrinogen oxidase, giving the protein MRAEHLPSGPSPRHFAVVGGGISGLAAAHRLLRGGARVTLLEASGRVGGKLLPGEIAGARVDLGAESILARRPEAVDLAREVGLADRLRPPATATASLWTRNTLRPMPKGHVMGVPGTADALADILSPAGLRRAAAEHELPPLDPDSLGEDIAVGALVAARLGREVVDRLVEPLLGGVYAGDAYRISLRMAVPQLFEAARTHPSLTDAVRAIQRRAAAHPDPGPVFLGIEGGVGTLPLAVADAVRALGGDIRLGAPVTELRRTPDARWRITAGDQVLDTDGVVVALPAPAAARLLTDRAPAAAAELNAVEYASMALVTLAYRRDAVRLPAGSGFLVPPVDGHTVKASTFASQKWEWIAAGAPELLVVRTSVGRYGDQADLARDDSELVALSRGDLRDAVGLTAEPVATRVTRWDDGLPQYPVGHHARVARVRARLAALPGLAVCGAAYDGVGIPACVASGHAAADLVAADTASTGHLRRHPVPSRHGGAGE; this is encoded by the coding sequence ATGCGCGCAGAGCACCTTCCGTCCGGCCCGTCCCCGCGTCACTTCGCCGTCGTCGGAGGCGGGATCAGCGGGCTCGCCGCCGCCCACCGGCTGCTGCGCGGCGGCGCCCGGGTGACCCTGCTGGAGGCGTCCGGGCGGGTCGGGGGAAAGCTGCTCCCGGGTGAGATCGCGGGCGCCCGCGTCGACCTCGGCGCCGAGTCGATCCTGGCCCGCCGCCCCGAGGCGGTGGACCTCGCCCGCGAGGTGGGCCTCGCGGACCGGCTCCGGCCCCCGGCCACGGCCACCGCGTCCCTGTGGACCCGGAACACCCTGCGGCCCATGCCGAAGGGCCATGTGATGGGGGTCCCCGGCACCGCCGACGCCCTCGCGGACATCCTCTCCCCGGCGGGCCTGCGCCGCGCCGCCGCCGAGCACGAACTGCCGCCGCTGGACCCCGACAGTCTCGGCGAGGACATCGCCGTGGGCGCCCTCGTCGCCGCGCGCCTCGGCCGCGAGGTCGTCGACCGCCTCGTGGAACCCCTCCTCGGCGGGGTCTACGCCGGGGACGCGTACCGCATCTCCCTGCGGATGGCCGTCCCCCAGCTCTTCGAGGCCGCCCGCACCCACCCCTCGCTCACCGACGCCGTCCGCGCGATCCAGCGCCGCGCCGCCGCCCACCCCGACCCGGGCCCCGTCTTCCTCGGTATCGAGGGCGGTGTCGGCACCCTCCCGCTCGCCGTCGCGGACGCCGTACGCGCCCTGGGCGGCGACATCCGCCTCGGCGCACCCGTGACGGAGCTGCGCCGCACCCCCGACGCCCGCTGGCGGATCACGGCCGGGGACCAGGTCCTCGACACCGACGGGGTCGTCGTCGCCCTGCCCGCCCCCGCCGCCGCCCGGCTGCTCACCGACCGGGCCCCGGCGGCCGCCGCCGAACTGAACGCCGTCGAGTACGCCTCCATGGCCCTGGTCACCCTCGCGTACCGGCGGGACGCCGTACGGCTGCCCGCGGGCAGCGGCTTCCTCGTACCGCCGGTCGACGGGCACACCGTCAAGGCGTCGACGTTCGCCTCCCAGAAGTGGGAGTGGATCGCCGCCGGGGCCCCGGAACTCCTGGTCGTACGGACCTCCGTCGGACGGTACGGCGACCAGGCCGACCTGGCGCGCGACGACAGCGAGCTGGTCGCCCTGTCCCGCGGTGATCTGCGGGACGCCGTCGGCCTCACCGCCGAACCGGTCGCCACCCGGGTCACCCGCTGGGACGACGGGCTGCCCCAGTACCCGGTCGGCCATCACGCCCGGGTGGCCAGGGTCCGCGCGCGACTGGCCGCTCTGCCGGGCCTCGCCGTCTGCGGCGCCGCCTACGACGGCGTCGGCATCCCCGCGTGCGTGGCGAGCGGACACGCCGCCGCCGACCTGGTCGCGGCGGACACGGCGAGCACCGGACACCTCAGGAGGCACCCGGTGCCGAGCCGTCACGGCGGCGCGGGAGAATGA